In one Streptomyces sp. NBC_00597 genomic region, the following are encoded:
- a CDS encoding DUF475 domain-containing protein: protein MVLKTFGWSFAVTALGLVAAWFYGGMTGLGIVAILTILEISLSFDNAVVNAGILKKMNAFWQKIFLTVGVLIAVFGMRLVFPVVIVAVTAKIGPIEAVHLALTDKEQYQQLVTDAHPAIAAFGGMFLLMIFLDFIFEDRDIKWLAWLERPLAKLGKIDMLSACIALIVLLITSMTFAAHAHQHGGAVVDKAQTVLVSGVAGLITYMIVGGLSGYFENRLEEEEEAEHEAEEAAKKSGKPVSAVVMAGKAAFFMFLYLEVLDASFSFDGVIGAFAITNDIVLMALGLGVGAMYVRSLTVYLVRQGTLDDYVYLEHGAHYAIGALAVILLVTIQYEIHEVITGLVGVVLIAWSFWSSVRRNKRLELEGSAAEA, encoded by the coding sequence GTGGTTCTCAAAACCTTCGGCTGGTCGTTCGCAGTCACTGCGCTCGGTCTGGTCGCAGCGTGGTTCTACGGGGGTATGACCGGGCTCGGGATCGTCGCGATCCTGACCATCCTTGAGATCTCGCTGTCCTTCGACAACGCGGTGGTCAACGCCGGAATCCTGAAGAAGATGAACGCCTTCTGGCAGAAGATCTTCCTGACGGTCGGCGTGCTCATCGCCGTGTTCGGCATGCGCCTGGTCTTCCCCGTCGTGATCGTCGCGGTCACCGCCAAGATCGGGCCCATCGAGGCCGTGCATCTCGCGCTGACCGACAAGGAGCAGTACCAGCAGCTGGTCACGGACGCCCACCCGGCGATCGCGGCCTTCGGCGGCATGTTCCTGCTGATGATCTTCCTCGACTTCATCTTCGAGGACAGGGACATCAAGTGGCTCGCGTGGCTGGAACGCCCGCTCGCCAAGCTGGGCAAGATCGACATGCTGTCGGCGTGCATCGCGCTGATCGTCCTGCTGATCACGTCCATGACCTTCGCCGCCCACGCCCACCAGCACGGCGGTGCCGTGGTGGACAAGGCGCAGACCGTCCTGGTCTCCGGCGTCGCCGGCCTGATCACGTACATGATCGTCGGCGGTCTCTCCGGCTACTTCGAGAACCGCCTCGAAGAGGAGGAAGAAGCCGAGCACGAGGCCGAGGAAGCGGCCAAGAAGAGCGGCAAGCCCGTCTCGGCCGTCGTCATGGCCGGCAAGGCCGCCTTCTTCATGTTCCTCTACCTCGAAGTCCTCGACGCCTCGTTCTCCTTCGACGGGGTCATCGGCGCCTTCGCCATCACCAACGACATCGTGCTGATGGCCCTCGGCCTCGGCGTCGGCGCCATGTACGTCCGGTCGCTCACGGTCTACCTGGTCCGCCAGGGCACCCTCGACGACTACGTCTACCTGGAGCACGGCGCGCACTACGCCATCGGCGCGCTCGCCGTCATCCTGCTCGTCACCATCCAGTACGAGATCCACGAGGTCATCACCGGCCTCGTCGGCGTGGTGCTCATCGCCTGGTCGTTCTGGTCCTCGGTGCGGCGCAACAAGCGGTTGGAACTGGAGGGTTCCGCCGCCGAGGCATGA
- a CDS encoding TerD family protein: MGVTLAKGGNVSLSKAAPNLTRVLVGLGWDARSTTGADFDLDASALLCRDGRVLGDAYFVFYNNLKSPEGSVEHTGDNLTGEGEGDDESIIIDLTKVPVDVDKIVFPVSIHDAEARRQSFGQVSNAFIRVVNESDGQELARYDLTEDASSETAMIFGEVYRYGGEWKFRAVGQGYASGLRGIALDFGVNVS; this comes from the coding sequence ATGGGCGTCACACTCGCCAAGGGGGGCAACGTCTCCCTCTCCAAGGCCGCACCGAACCTCACCCGGGTCCTGGTTGGTCTCGGTTGGGACGCGCGCTCGACCACGGGGGCCGATTTCGACCTCGACGCCAGCGCACTGCTGTGCCGCGACGGCCGGGTCCTGGGGGACGCGTACTTCGTCTTCTACAACAACCTGAAGAGCCCCGAGGGCTCCGTCGAACACACGGGGGACAACCTCACCGGCGAGGGTGAGGGCGATGACGAGTCGATCATCATCGACCTGACCAAGGTGCCGGTCGACGTCGACAAGATCGTCTTCCCGGTCTCGATCCACGATGCGGAGGCCCGCCGACAGAGCTTCGGCCAGGTCAGCAACGCCTTCATCCGCGTGGTGAACGAGTCGGACGGCCAGGAGCTGGCCCGCTACGACCTCACCGAGGACGCCTCCAGCGAGACCGCGATGATCTTCGGCGAGGTGTACCGGTACGGCGGCGAATGGAAGTTCCGCGCAGTGGGGCAGGGGTACGCGTCGGGGCTCCGGGGCATCGCTCTAGACTTCGGGGTCAACGTTTCGTAA
- a CDS encoding TerD family protein has translation MGVSLSKGGNVSLTKAAPNLTAVIVGLGWDARTTTGVDFDLDASAILTNDQGKVANDSNFVFFNNLKSPDGSVEHTGDNTTGEGEGDDEAIKVNLAGVPADVAKIVFPVSIYEAESRQQSFGQVRNAYIRVVNQADNSELARYDLSEDASTETAMVFGELYRNGAEWKFRAIGQGYASGLRGIAQDFGVNV, from the coding sequence GTGGGAGTCAGCCTCAGCAAGGGCGGAAACGTCTCGCTGACCAAGGCCGCGCCGAATCTGACGGCGGTCATCGTCGGTCTGGGCTGGGACGCTCGCACCACCACCGGTGTTGACTTCGACCTCGACGCCAGCGCGATCCTGACCAACGACCAGGGCAAGGTCGCCAACGACTCGAACTTCGTGTTCTTCAACAACCTGAAGAGCCCGGACGGCTCGGTCGAGCACACCGGTGACAACACCACCGGTGAGGGCGAGGGCGACGACGAGGCGATCAAGGTCAACCTGGCCGGCGTCCCCGCCGATGTCGCCAAGATCGTCTTCCCGGTCTCGATCTACGAGGCCGAGAGCCGCCAGCAGAGCTTCGGCCAGGTCCGCAACGCGTACATCCGCGTGGTGAACCAGGCCGACAACTCCGAGCTCGCCCGCTACGACCTCTCCGAGGACGCCTCGACCGAGACCGCCATGGTCTTCGGCGAGCTGTACCGCAACGGAGCGGAGTGGAAGTTCCGCGCCATCGGCCAGGGCTACGCCTCCGGCCTGCGCGGCATCGCCCAGGACTTCGGCGTCAACGTCTGA
- a CDS encoding peroxiredoxin yields the protein MAIEVGSKAPDFELKDNHGATVRLSDFRGEKAVVLLFYPFAFTGVCTGELCELRDQLPRFQNDDVQLLAVSNDSVPTLRVFGEQEGLDYPLLSDFWPHGETSRAYGVFDEEKGCAVRGTFIIDKDGVVRWTVVNGLPDARDLNEYVKALDSL from the coding sequence ATGGCGATCGAGGTCGGCAGCAAGGCCCCGGACTTCGAGCTCAAGGACAACCACGGCGCCACCGTGCGGCTCTCCGACTTTCGCGGGGAGAAGGCCGTCGTGCTGCTCTTCTACCCGTTCGCCTTCACCGGTGTCTGCACCGGCGAGCTCTGCGAACTGCGCGACCAGCTGCCGCGCTTCCAGAACGACGACGTCCAGCTCCTCGCGGTCTCCAACGACTCCGTCCCGACCCTGCGGGTCTTCGGCGAGCAGGAGGGCCTCGACTACCCCCTGCTGTCCGACTTCTGGCCGCACGGCGAGACCTCCCGCGCGTACGGCGTCTTCGACGAGGAGAAGGGTTGCGCGGTCCGCGGCACCTTCATCATCGACAAGGACGGCGTGGTGCGCTGGACCGTCGTCAACGGCCTGCCCGACGCGCGCGACCTGAACGAGTACGTCAAGGCCCTCGACAGCCTCTGA
- a CDS encoding DUF3052 domain-containing protein: MSATADHAESLAARLGFQSEQVVQEIGYDDDVDQEFRDAVDQLVSELADEDYDDVADAVLLWFRDEDGDLTDALVDATELVEDGALILLLTPKTGRDGYVEASDISEAAVTAGLSLAKGLPVGKEWTSTKLVTPKAAKAKR, encoded by the coding sequence GTGAGCGCGACCGCGGACCACGCGGAGAGCCTGGCCGCCCGGCTGGGTTTCCAGTCCGAACAGGTGGTCCAGGAGATCGGCTACGACGACGACGTCGATCAGGAATTCCGTGACGCCGTCGATCAGCTCGTCAGTGAACTTGCCGACGAGGACTACGACGACGTCGCCGACGCGGTGCTGTTGTGGTTCCGCGACGAGGACGGCGATCTGACGGACGCCCTGGTCGATGCGACCGAGCTGGTCGAGGACGGCGCACTGATCCTGCTGCTGACCCCCAAGACGGGCCGTGACGGCTACGTCGAGGCCAGCGACATCAGCGAGGCGGCTGTGACGGCCGGCCTCTCGCTTGCCAAGGGCCTGCCCGTCGGCAAGGAGTGGACCTCCACCAAGCTGGTGACGCCGAAGGCCGCCAAGGCCAAGCGCTGA
- the aceE gene encoding pyruvate dehydrogenase (acetyl-transferring), homodimeric type, protein MASASDRNPIIIGGLPSQVPDFDPEETQEWLDSLDAAVDERGRERARYLMLRLIERAREKRVAVPEMRSTDYVNTIATKDEPFFPGNEEIERKVLNATRWNAAVMVSRAQRPGIGVGGHIATFASSASLYDVGFNHFFRGKDEGDGGDQIFFQGHASPGIYARAYLLDRLSEQQLDAFRQEKSKAPYGLSSYPHPRLMPDFWEFPTVSMGLGPLGAIYQARMNRYMEARGIADTSKSHVWAYLGDGEMDEPESLGQLSIAAREGLDNLTFVVNCNLQRLDGPVRGNGKIIQELESQFRGAGWNVIKLIWDRSWDPLLAQDRDGILVNRMNSTPDGQFQTYATETGAYIRDHFFGDDQRLRAMVENMSDQQLLHLGRGGHDHKKIYAAYAAAKAHKGQPTVILAQTVKGWTLGPNFEGRNATHQMKKLTVDDLKRFRDRLHIPITDAQLEGGAPPYYHPGPGSPEIQYMHDRRSSLGGYVPTRVVRAKPLQLPDDTAYAAAKKGSGQQSIATTMAFVRILKDLMRDKEIGRRFVLIAPDEYRTFGMDAFFPSAKIYNPLGQQYEAVDRDLLLAYKESPTGQMLHDGISEAGCTASLIAAGSAYATHGEPMIPVYVFYSMFGFQRTGDQFWQMADQLARGFVLGATAGRTTLTGEGLQHADGHSQLLASTNPGCVAYDPAYGYEIAHIVQDGLRRMYGPEAEDVFYYLTVYNEPIQHPAEPADVDVDGILKGIHRVAAGSAGSIGAQIMASGVAVPWALEAQRILAEEWNVRADVWSATSWNELRREAVEVEEHNLLHPEEEQRVPYVTRKLSGAEGPFVAVSDWMRSVPDQISRWVPGAYTSLGADGFGFADTRGAARRFFHIDAQSVVLAVLTELAKQGKIDRSALKQAVDRYRLLDVAAADPGAAGGDA, encoded by the coding sequence GTGGCTTCCGCATCCGATCGCAATCCGATCATCATTGGCGGCCTGCCGAGCCAGGTCCCGGACTTCGATCCGGAAGAGACGCAGGAGTGGCTCGACTCCCTGGACGCCGCCGTCGACGAGCGGGGCCGTGAGCGCGCCCGCTACCTGATGCTGCGGCTGATCGAGCGGGCCCGCGAGAAGCGCGTGGCCGTGCCCGAGATGCGCAGCACGGACTACGTCAACACGATCGCCACCAAGGACGAGCCGTTCTTCCCGGGCAACGAGGAGATCGAGCGCAAGGTCCTGAACGCCACCCGGTGGAACGCGGCCGTGATGGTCTCGCGCGCCCAGCGTCCCGGGATCGGCGTCGGCGGCCACATCGCCACGTTCGCGTCCTCCGCCTCCCTCTACGACGTGGGCTTCAACCACTTCTTCCGGGGCAAGGACGAGGGCGACGGCGGCGACCAGATCTTCTTCCAGGGCCACGCGTCCCCCGGCATCTACGCGCGCGCCTACCTCCTGGACCGGCTCTCCGAGCAGCAGCTCGACGCGTTCCGGCAGGAGAAGTCGAAGGCCCCGTACGGCCTGTCCAGCTACCCGCACCCGCGGCTGATGCCGGACTTCTGGGAGTTCCCGACCGTCTCGATGGGCCTCGGCCCGCTCGGCGCGATCTACCAGGCCCGGATGAACCGGTACATGGAGGCGCGCGGGATCGCCGACACCTCGAAGTCACACGTTTGGGCGTATCTCGGCGACGGCGAGATGGACGAGCCGGAGTCGCTCGGCCAGCTGTCGATCGCCGCCCGTGAGGGTCTGGACAACCTGACCTTCGTCGTGAACTGCAACCTGCAGCGGCTCGACGGTCCGGTGCGCGGCAACGGCAAGATCATCCAGGAGCTGGAGTCGCAGTTCCGCGGTGCCGGCTGGAACGTCATCAAGCTGATCTGGGACCGCTCCTGGGACCCGCTGCTGGCGCAGGACCGCGACGGCATCCTGGTCAACCGGATGAACTCGACGCCGGACGGCCAGTTCCAGACGTACGCGACCGAGACCGGTGCCTACATCCGCGACCACTTCTTCGGTGACGACCAGCGGTTGCGGGCGATGGTCGAGAACATGAGCGACCAGCAGCTGCTGCACCTGGGCCGCGGCGGCCACGACCACAAGAAGATCTACGCGGCGTACGCGGCGGCCAAGGCCCACAAGGGCCAGCCGACGGTGATCCTGGCGCAGACGGTCAAGGGCTGGACGCTCGGCCCGAACTTCGAGGGCCGCAACGCGACGCACCAGATGAAGAAGCTGACGGTCGACGACCTCAAGCGCTTCCGCGACCGCCTGCACATCCCGATCACGGACGCGCAGCTGGAGGGCGGCGCCCCGCCGTACTACCACCCGGGCCCCGGTTCGCCGGAGATCCAGTACATGCACGACCGGCGCAGCTCACTGGGCGGCTACGTGCCGACGCGCGTGGTGCGCGCGAAGCCGCTGCAGCTGCCGGACGACACGGCGTACGCGGCGGCGAAGAAGGGCTCGGGCCAGCAGTCGATCGCCACGACCATGGCGTTCGTGCGCATCCTGAAGGACCTGATGCGGGACAAGGAGATCGGCAGGCGGTTCGTGCTGATCGCCCCGGACGAGTACCGCACCTTCGGCATGGACGCGTTCTTCCCGAGCGCCAAGATCTACAACCCGCTGGGGCAGCAGTACGAGGCGGTCGACCGCGACCTGCTGCTCGCGTACAAGGAGTCGCCGACCGGCCAGATGCTGCACGACGGCATCTCGGAGGCGGGCTGCACGGCCTCGCTGATCGCCGCGGGTTCGGCGTACGCGACGCACGGCGAGCCGATGATCCCGGTCTACGTCTTCTACTCGATGTTCGGTTTCCAGCGCACGGGTGACCAGTTCTGGCAGATGGCCGACCAGCTGGCGCGCGGTTTCGTGCTGGGTGCGACCGCCGGCCGGACCACCCTGACGGGTGAGGGCCTGCAACACGCCGACGGTCACTCCCAGCTGCTGGCGTCGACGAACCCGGGCTGCGTGGCGTACGACCCGGCGTACGGGTACGAGATCGCGCACATCGTCCAGGACGGCCTGCGGCGGATGTACGGGCCCGAGGCCGAGGACGTCTTCTACTACCTGACCGTCTACAACGAGCCGATCCAGCACCCGGCCGAGCCGGCCGACGTGGACGTGGACGGGATCCTCAAGGGGATCCACCGGGTGGCCGCGGGCTCGGCGGGCTCCATCGGGGCGCAGATCATGGCCTCGGGCGTGGCGGTGCCGTGGGCCCTGGAGGCGCAGCGGATCCTGGCCGAGGAATGGAACGTTCGGGCGGACGTCTGGTCGGCGACCTCCTGGAACGAGCTGCGCCGCGAGGCCGTCGAGGTGGAGGAGCACAACCTGCTCCACCCGGAGGAGGAGCAGCGCGTCCCGTACGTGACGCGGAAGCTGTCGGGTGCGGAGGGGCCGTTCGTGGCGGTCTCGGACTGGATGCGGTCCGTCCCGGACCAGATCTCGCGGTGGGTGCCCGGCGCGTACACCTCACTGGGTGCGGACGGGTTCGGTTTCGCGGACACGCGCGGCGCGGCCCGGCGGTTCTTCCACATCGACGCGCAGTCGGTGGTGCTGGCGGTGCTGACCGAGCTGGCCAAGCAGGGC